CTTGGGCAGTGTCAGGCTGAATTTGCCGTCGGCCGCGAGGGCAGCCGTGGCGAGATTGTCCTGGCCTTCCACGGAGGCGATGACCTTGCCCGCCCCGCCCGTCCAGCCGGTGTACGTGGCTGCACCTGTATCACTGATGGTCAGTTCTTTGACCTGACCCGATACGGTTGCGGGCTGCGGCGTCGAGAGCTTGTCACACGAGGCGAGCAGGAGGGCGGAACCGGCGAGCAGCAGCAGGCTGATGTTTTTCATACCTCGCTCACCGTAGCCCGATGCATTGACCCCCGCAAGCAGATTTGACCAGCCCCTTGAGAGTCGCCCAGGCCCGCCCGCTTCTGCGGGACTTACACTGCTGTGGCCGCCCCAGTTCCTTCCTCCCGAGGTTCCCACCATGATCAAACTGCTCGCGCTCACGACCCTCGCCCTGGCCTCCGCTTCTCTCGCCTGCCCCGTCAAGGCGGGGTACGTTGCCAACGGGCTGTTCAAGGACACCAGCAAAACCACGCCGATCTGCGGCCCGCTCTATCTGGCCTTCAAAAACAGCATGGCGGGGTCCAAGTGGACCGAGATGTACGCCCTCGCCAGCGACAAGATTGGTCAGACCCAGGCCGGGCGCATCCTGGGGGGCATCCAGAAGAGCGGCTACAAGCAAGTCCGGGCGCAGAAGACCCCCAGGAACGAGGTCTACCAGTTCCAGCGGGGGGGCCACGTCATCACGGCGGTGCTCGGCATTTCGGGGCCGACGCGCTATCTGGCGCTGGCGGGGCAGTAGCGGCTGGCCTGCACCGCGTCCCACGCCGCCTTTCTCTCCCCGCCCCTCCCGTAGCATGACGGGTATGTGTCCTGAACTGTACGACCCGCGCATGGGCTACGACCCGAGCCGCAAGCTGACCGACGGCGACGTGCTGGACCTCAAGCCGGAAGGCTGGTGGGGCGACGCGGGCAAGCTGTTCCGTGAGTTCCCGTTCGACTCGTACCAGGCGGGGGTGGACTTCGCGGTGCGGGTCGCAGCGCTGGCTGAGGCGCGCGGCCACCATCCCGACATCTCTATCTATTACCGCAAGGTCAAGGTGAACTACTTCACCCATGACGCGGGCGGCGTCACCCAGCGCGACCTCGACAGCGCGCAGGCCGTGAATGCGCTCTGGGCCGAAGTGAGCGGGGCCGGGGTGACCGGCGCTTGAAGCTCGACCTGCCCGACGCGGACGCCCTGTGGGACAGCCTCCCACCCCGCCGCCGGTACGAGATCACCGTGACGGTACAGCCCGGCGACCTCGACGACCTGAACCACGTGAACAATACGGTGTACCTCGCCTGGTGTGAGCAGGTGGCCCGCGCCCACGCGCTGAGCCTGGGCATGGGCACCGGGGCGCTGATCGAACTCGGCGCCGTCCCGGTCGCGCGGCAGCACGTCATCACCTACCAGCGCCCGGCCCTGCTGGGGGACCGTATCCGTGTCCGCACCGCCTTGACGGAGAGTGCGGGCGTGCGGAGCATCCGGGCCTATACGCTGGACCGCGCGACCGAGGACGGCCGTGACGGTGAACGCTTCGCGGAATGTCAGACCGAGTGGGTGTGGGTGGACCCGGTGACGGGGCGGCCCAGGCGGACGCCGAAGGCGGTGCTGGAAGCGTTCGGGTTCTGATGGGCTTGTCGCTTGTCGCTGGTGGAAAGCCGATGCTTCAGCGTCCGCCTGGGCCTCTACAAGCCACAGGCCACGCGCCACAAGCCCTACGTGACCAGCCCCGCCGCCTCCACCGCCCGGTGCGCCCCCGTATCCAGCAACTCACGCAG
The window above is part of the Deinococcus metallilatus genome. Proteins encoded here:
- a CDS encoding acyl-CoA thioesterase — encoded protein: MKLDLPDADALWDSLPPRRRYEITVTVQPGDLDDLNHVNNTVYLAWCEQVARAHALSLGMGTGALIELGAVPVARQHVITYQRPALLGDRIRVRTALTESAGVRSIRAYTLDRATEDGRDGERFAECQTEWVWVDPVTGRPRRTPKAVLEAFGF
- a CDS encoding 4a-hydroxytetrahydrobiopterin dehydratase; this translates as MCPELYDPRMGYDPSRKLTDGDVLDLKPEGWWGDAGKLFREFPFDSYQAGVDFAVRVAALAEARGHHPDISIYYRKVKVNYFTHDAGGVTQRDLDSAQAVNALWAEVSGAGVTGA